In a genomic window of Muntiacus reevesi chromosome 1, mMunRee1.1, whole genome shotgun sequence:
- the LOC136152232 gene encoding UDP-glucuronosyltransferase 1A7-like, translated as MAPARLTGFFPLCVCLLLTPGFAGAGKLLVVPMDGSHWFTMRSVVEKLSQKGHEMVLVIPEVSWHLSNSSNVIVKTYHTAYSLEDLNVAFRKFSDFQWKVRPQSLLPMLISSANTVFDYFFSRCKSLFEDKKLVQYLEEGSFDAVFLDPFDMCGLIIAKYLSLPSVIFTRGVFCHYFEEGTQSPLALSYVPRAFLEFSDAMTFQQRVWNLIRHLEERLFCHYFYKNVEEIASEILQTPITTSELFSQASVWLLRNDFVLDYPRPVMPNVVFIGGINCQESNQKPLLEVLPAQQPRPSLLLCSNAAACFQSFKPFHFGALIPAVPLSGILFLPFTTKLSSTLETLGLRRCFGT; from the exons ATGGCTCCTGCAAGGCTAACCGgcttctttcctctgtgtgtgtgcctgctgcTGACACCAGGCTTCGCTGGGGCAGGCAAGCTGCTGGTGGTACCCATGGATGGGAGCCACTGGTTTACCATGCGTTCAGTGGTGGAGAAACTCTCCCAAAAGGGGCATGAGATGGTCCTAGTCATACCAGAGGTGAGTTGGCACCTGAGCAATTCATCCAATGTTATAGTAAAGACTTATCACACAGCTTACTCTCTGGAGGATTTGAACGTTGCGTTCAGGAAATTCTCTGATTTTCAGTGGAAAGTTCGGCCACAGAGTCTACTTCCTATGTTAATAAGTTCAGCCAACACAGTTTTTGATTACTTTTTTTCACGCTGTAAGAGCTTGTTTGAGGACAAGAAATTAGTACAATACTTAGAAGAGGGTTCTTTTGATGCAGTGTTTCTAGATCCTTTTGATATGTGTGGTTTGATTATAGCCAAGTATCTCTCACTCCCATCTGTGATCTTCACCAGGGGAGTTTTCTGCCATTATTTTGAAGAAGGCACTCAGAGTCCCCTGGCCCTTTCCTATGTTCCGAGagcttttttggaattctctgatGCCATGACTTTTCAGCAGAGAGTGTGGAATCTTATCCGGCACTTAGAGGAACGTTTATTTTGCCACTATTTTTACAAAAATGTTGAAGAAATTGCCTCTGAGATTCTCCAGACGCCTATCACGACATCCGAGCTCTTCAGTCAAGCATCAGTTTGGTTGTTACGAAATGACTTTGTCTTGGACTATCCCAGGCCAGTGATGCCTAATGTGGTCTTCATTGGTGGCATCAACTGTCAGGAGTCCAATCAAAAGCCGCTGTTAGAG GTCCTGCCCGCCCAGCAGCCACgtccttctcttcttttatgtTCCAACGCCGCTGCCTGCTTCCAGTCTTTCAAGCCGTTCCACTTTGGGGCCCTCATACCGGCTGTTCCTCTCTCTGGaatcctctttctccctttcacAACCAAACTAAGCTCTACCTTAGAGACACTTGGCCTTCGTAGATGTTTTGGTACATGA